The region GAAACCAACGTTTTTGCGCTGGGTCGCCATCGCCGCGCTGATGGCAGGCGGTACATTTAGCGTGGCGGCCAACCCGCCAGCGGCGCCTCCGGTCTCTTACGGCGTGGAGGAAGATGTTTTTCATCCCGTGCGGGCAACCCATGGCATGGTGGCGTCAGTGGATGCCCTGGCAACAAAAGTGGGCGTCGATATTCTCAGGCAGGGCGGTAACGCGGTGGATGCAGCGGTCGCCGTCGGCTATGCGCTGGCGGTGACGCATCCGCAGGCGGGGAACCTGGGCGGCGGCGGTTTTATGATGCTGCGCACCAAAGACGGCAAAACCACCGCCATCGACTTCCGCGAAATGGCCCCTTCTCAGGCGTCCCGCGATATGTTTCTCGACGATCAGGGTAACCCTGACAGCAAAAAATCCCTGACCTCGCATCTTGCTTCCGGCACGCCGGGTACCGTCGCGGGCTTCTCGCTGGCGCTGGAAAAATACGGCACGATGCCGCTGAACAAGGTGGTGCAGCCTGCCATCAAGCTGGCGCGCGACGGCTTTGTGGTAAACGATGCGCTGGCGGACGATCTCAAGACCTACGGCAGCGAAGTCATTCCGAATCACGAAAATAGCAAGGCCATCTTCTGGAAAGACGGTGAGCCGCTGAAGAAGGGCGACAGGCTGGTGCAGAAGAACCTCGCCAAAAGCCTGGAGCTGATTGCGGAGCACGGCCCGGACGCCTTCTACAAAGGGGCGATTGCCGACCAGATTGCCGAAGAGATGCAGAAGAACGGCGGGCTCATCACCAAAGCGGATCTGGCGGAATACAAGGCGGTGGAGCGCGAGCCGATTAGCGGCACCTATCGCGGATACGAGGTCTTCTCCATGCCGCCGCCGTCCTCCGGTGGGATCCACATCGTGCAGATCCTCAATATTCTCGAAAATTTCGATATGCACAAGTTCGGCTTCGGCAGCGCGGACGCCATGCAGGTGATGGCGGAAGCGGAAAAACGCGCCTACGCCGACCGGTCGGAATATCTCGGCGATCCGGATTTCGTGAAGGTGCCGTGGCAGGCGCTGACCAACAAGGCGTATGCCAAATCCATTGCCGATCAGATCGACATCAACAAGGCCAAACCGTCGAGCGAGATCCGCCCCGGCAAGCTGGCGCCGTACGAAAGCAACCAGACCACCCACTTCTCGGTGGTGGATAAAGACGGTAACGCGGTGGCGGTGACCTATACGCTCAATACCACCTTCGGTACCGGGATTGTGGCGGGCACCAGCGGCATTCTGCTGAACAACGAGATGGATGACTTCTCTGCCAAACCGGGCGTGCCGAACGTCTACGGTCTGGTGGGCGGCGATGCGAATGCGGTAGGGCCGAAGAAACGTCCGCTGTCGTCCATGTCGCCCACCATTGTCGTGAAAGACGGGAAAACCTGGCTGGTAACCGGCAGCCCTGGCGGCAGCCGTATTATCACCACCGTGCTGCAGATGGTGGTGAACAGCATCGACTTTGGGATGAACGTCGCCGAAGCGACCAACGCCCCGCGTTTCCATCACCAGTGGCTGCCGGACGAGCTGCGCGTGGAGAAGGGCTTTAGCCCGGACACCATCAAGCTGCTTGAACAGCGCGGGCAGAAGGTGGCGGTGAAGGAGGCGATGGGCAGCACCCAGAGCATTATGGTCGGGCCGGACGGGGCGCTGTTTGGCGCGTCGGATCCGCGGTCGGTGGATGATTTAACGGCGGGGTATTAATCTGTTGTGTAATTCCCTCTCCCGATGGGAGAGGGTTAGGGTGAGGGCAACAAACTACTTCATTCGCGCCATATAATACGCATCCACATACTCGCCGTTGCGCAGGGCATAACGCTTGCCTGTGCCTTCAATCTCAAATCCGTGTTTTTTGTACACCGCAATCGCCGGCTCGTTATCGACAAACACTGTCAGCTCAATGCGGTCAACGCGCAGCCAGTTATCGCACATATCAATCATGGTGCGCATCAGTGCGCTGGCAACGCCCCGGTTTTGCCACTGCGCGCCTACACAAATCCCAAAATCAGCCACATGGCTGCGGCGTGGGCGTTGCGCGACAGCGATGCACAGATGCCCGGTGACATTACCGTCTATACAGGCGACCAGTTGCTTAATGCCGGGCTGGTCGGTGAGTCGTTCTTGCCACATTTGCTCAGACGGATGAGGAACCTGTAGTGTGTTGTGGTACACCTCCGGTTGGGCGTGGATCTGACGAATGGCGTCATAATCTTTCGGTTCCGCATGGCGTATCACTA is a window of Enterobacter cloacae complex sp. ECNIH7 DNA encoding:
- the ggt gene encoding gamma-glutamyltransferase translates to MMKPTFLRWVAIAALMAGGTFSVAANPPAAPPVSYGVEEDVFHPVRATHGMVASVDALATKVGVDILRQGGNAVDAAVAVGYALAVTHPQAGNLGGGGFMMLRTKDGKTTAIDFREMAPSQASRDMFLDDQGNPDSKKSLTSHLASGTPGTVAGFSLALEKYGTMPLNKVVQPAIKLARDGFVVNDALADDLKTYGSEVIPNHENSKAIFWKDGEPLKKGDRLVQKNLAKSLELIAEHGPDAFYKGAIADQIAEEMQKNGGLITKADLAEYKAVEREPISGTYRGYEVFSMPPPSSGGIHIVQILNILENFDMHKFGFGSADAMQVMAEAEKRAYADRSEYLGDPDFVKVPWQALTNKAYAKSIADQIDINKAKPSSEIRPGKLAPYESNQTTHFSVVDKDGNAVAVTYTLNTTFGTGIVAGTSGILLNNEMDDFSAKPGVPNVYGLVGGDANAVGPKKRPLSSMSPTIVVKDGKTWLVTGSPGGSRIITTVLQMVVNSIDFGMNVAEATNAPRFHHQWLPDELRVEKGFSPDTIKLLEQRGQKVAVKEAMGSTQSIMVGPDGALFGASDPRSVDDLTAGY
- the yhhY gene encoding N-acetyltransferase, yielding MSEIVIRHAEPKDYDAIRQIHAQPEVYHNTLQVPHPSEQMWQERLTDQPGIKQLVACIDGNVTGHLCIAVAQRPRRSHVADFGICVGAQWQNRGVASALMRTMIDMCDNWLRVDRIELTVFVDNEPAIAVYKKHGFEIEGTGKRYALRNGEYVDAYYMARMK